A single window of uncultured Methanospirillum sp. DNA harbors:
- the cas5c gene encoding type I-C CRISPR-associated protein Cas5c, producing MGFGVTLKVSGDYACFTRPEMKVERVSYDVMTPSAARGILEAIYWKPAIRWKIDKIHVLNPIKFDNIRRNEVEGVISAAKVKSALHGSHVDLFLDSNANRQQRASYLLRDVCYCIEAHFDLTGKAGADDTVEKHYNIALRRMRKGQCFHQPYFGCREFPVTYELIEGDVPRSCYIGTCQDLGFMLYDINFDDQMNPVFFRAEMRDGIIDVEQCLSGGCVS from the coding sequence ATGGGTTTTGGAGTTACACTGAAAGTTTCTGGAGATTATGCCTGTTTTACTAGACCTGAGATGAAGGTTGAACGGGTGAGTTATGATGTTATGACACCATCTGCTGCCCGTGGTATTTTAGAGGCTATTTATTGGAAGCCGGCAATCCGGTGGAAGATAGATAAAATTCACGTATTGAATCCGATTAAATTTGATAATATCAGAAGAAATGAGGTAGAGGGAGTTATCTCTGCTGCCAAGGTGAAAAGTGCGTTACATGGATCTCATGTTGATTTATTCCTGGATTCAAACGCAAACCGCCAGCAACGTGCATCCTATCTTCTTCGTGATGTCTGTTATTGCATAGAAGCACATTTTGATCTGACTGGAAAAGCCGGAGCAGACGATACGGTAGAGAAACATTACAATATTGCACTTCGACGAATGCGAAAAGGTCAGTGTTTTCATCAGCCCTATTTCGGATGCAGAGAATTTCCGGTTACTTATGAACTGATTGAAGGAGACGTTCCCCGTTCCTGCTATATAGGAACGTGTCAGGATCTCGGGTTCATGCTCTATGACATCAATTTTGATGATCAGATGAATCCTGTCTTTTTTCGGGCCGAGATGAGGGATGGGATTATTGATGTTGAACAGTGTCTGTCCGGGGGTTGTGTATCGTGA